A genomic segment from Oncorhynchus clarkii lewisi isolate Uvic-CL-2024 chromosome 12, UVic_Ocla_1.0, whole genome shotgun sequence encodes:
- the LOC139421467 gene encoding 17-beta-hydroxysteroid dehydrogenase 14-like isoform X1, which yields MSGSTLRYGDKVVIVTGGSKGIGRGIVKVFVENGAKVVFCARGVAAGQALEAELNRAGPGSCKFVPCDISKEEDIKRLISVTVEHYGQIDCLVNNAGWHPPHKPTDDTTADEFRDLLNLNLISYFLASKYALPHLRQRQGNIINLSSLVGSIGQKNAAPYVATKGAIIAMTKAMAVDESRYQVRVNCISPGNVMTPLWEELAGQTADTLATIKEGENAQLLGRMGTEAESGLAALYLAADATFCTGIDLLLSGGAELNYGYKSQVP from the exons ATGTCAGGCAGTACATTGCGTTACGGAGACAAAGTTGTCATTGTGACCGGCGGGTCCAAAGGGATTGGTAGAGGGATTGTCAAAGTATTCG TGGAGAATGGGGCCAAAGTTGTCTTCTGTGCAAGAGGGG tggcAGCAGGACAGGCTCTAGAGGCTGAGCTGAACAGGGCAGGGCCAGGGTCATGCAAATTTGTACCTTGTGACATCTCCAAAGAGGAGGACATCAAG AGGTTGATTTCAGTGACAGTGGAGCATTATGGTCAAATAGACTGTCTGGTCAACAATGCTGGGTGGC ACCCACCTCATAAACCCACAGATGACACTACTGCAGATGAGTTCAGAGATCTTTTGAATCTTAACCTCATCAGTTACTTCCTGGCCTCCAAA TATGCCCTGCCCCACCTGCGACAGCGCCAGGGGAACATCATTAACTTGTCCAGTCTGGTGGGCTCCATTGGTCAGAAAAATGCAGCACCGTATGTAGCCACTAAG GGGGCGATCATTGCCATGACAAAAGccatggctgtggatgagagtCGGTACCAAGTGAGAGTCAACTG CATCTCCCCTGGTAATGTGATGACACCTCTGTGGGAGGAGCTGGCTGGACAGACTGCAGATACCTTAGCTACCATTAAAGAAGGAGAGAACGCTCAG CTGCTTGGTCGAATGGGGACAGAAGCTGAGAGTGGGTTGGCTGCTCTGTACCTGGCTGCTGATGCAACGTTCTGCACTGGGATAGACCTGCTGCTTAGTGGAGGAGCAGAACTCAACTACGGCTACAAGAGCCAGGTCCCATGA
- the LOC139421467 gene encoding 17-beta-hydroxysteroid dehydrogenase 14-like isoform X2, with translation MSGSTLRYGDKVVIVTGGSKGIGRGIVKVFVENGAKVVFCARGVAAGQALEAELNRAGPGSCKFVPCDISKEEDIKYALPHLRQRQGNIINLSSLVGSIGQKNAAPYVATKGAIIAMTKAMAVDESRYQVRVNCISPGNVMTPLWEELAGQTADTLATIKEGENAQLLGRMGTEAESGLAALYLAADATFCTGIDLLLSGGAELNYGYKSQVP, from the exons ATGTCAGGCAGTACATTGCGTTACGGAGACAAAGTTGTCATTGTGACCGGCGGGTCCAAAGGGATTGGTAGAGGGATTGTCAAAGTATTCG TGGAGAATGGGGCCAAAGTTGTCTTCTGTGCAAGAGGGG tggcAGCAGGACAGGCTCTAGAGGCTGAGCTGAACAGGGCAGGGCCAGGGTCATGCAAATTTGTACCTTGTGACATCTCCAAAGAGGAGGACATCAAG TATGCCCTGCCCCACCTGCGACAGCGCCAGGGGAACATCATTAACTTGTCCAGTCTGGTGGGCTCCATTGGTCAGAAAAATGCAGCACCGTATGTAGCCACTAAG GGGGCGATCATTGCCATGACAAAAGccatggctgtggatgagagtCGGTACCAAGTGAGAGTCAACTG CATCTCCCCTGGTAATGTGATGACACCTCTGTGGGAGGAGCTGGCTGGACAGACTGCAGATACCTTAGCTACCATTAAAGAAGGAGAGAACGCTCAG CTGCTTGGTCGAATGGGGACAGAAGCTGAGAGTGGGTTGGCTGCTCTGTACCTGGCTGCTGATGCAACGTTCTGCACTGGGATAGACCTGCTGCTTAGTGGAGGAGCAGAACTCAACTACGGCTACAAGAGCCAGGTCCCATGA
- the LOC139421508 gene encoding potassium voltage-gated channel subfamily A member 1-like, with protein sequence MTDQGMENHDKGGGEGGGEGDKKHLPEEVSESDKETKDQRNKAEKGEKETENNGSEKERVEGKRESCRRSGSLWRGGWALTERLAINVSGMRYETQLRTLAQFPDSLLGDPNRRIRYFDPLRNELFLDRNRNCFDAILYFYQSGGRLRRPANVPLDVFLDELRFYELGEEIMERFKEDEGFPKEEVPALPENEMQRKVWMLFEHPESSSGARIIAIISVMVIVVSIAIFCLETLPDFRNEKELREKFTYQPHPTLPNITILVPPTGSAFHDPFFQVETICIFWFSFELIMRLASSPSKLHFFKDVMNTIDFLAIIPFFVTLGTELARDKTSNKDPGMSLAIIRVIRLVRVFRIFKLSRHSKGLQILGQTLKASLRELALLIFFLFIGVILFSSAVYFAEADSPDTVFTSIPEAFWWAVVSMTTVGYGDMYPTTLGGKLVGSMCAIAGVLTISLPVPVIVSNFSYFYHRETECLEKISEYTHISTSLWEGEDEDGDKGEGDYTPLYVGDCKGICNPLNGTLLSGLCAGQDGWENKGNVYLREPLVTQV encoded by the exons ATGACAGACCAAGGAATGGAGAATCATGACAAGGgtggaggtgaaggaggaggagaaggagacaagaaACATCTCCCAGAGGAGGTGAGCGAGAGCGACAAGGAGACCAAGGACCAGCGCAACAAGgcggagaagggagagaaggagacagagaacaACGGCAGTGAAAAGGAGAGGGTTGAGGGGAAAAGGGAAAGCTGTCGTCGCTCAGGCTCCCTGTGGAGGGGGGGCTGGGCCCTGACGGAGCGGCTAGCCATCAACGTGTCGGGGATGCGGTACGAGACACAGCTCCGCACTCTGGCCCAGTTCCCTGACTCCCTCCTGGGGGACCCTAACCGCAGAATTCGCTACTTTGACCCTCTGCGCAATGAGCTGTTCCTGGACCGGAACCGGAACTGCTTTGACGCCATCCTCTACTTCTACCAGTCTGGCGGGCGGCTGCGGCGGCCTGCCAACGTGCCCCTGGATGTGTTCTTGGATGAGCTGCGCTTCTATGAGCTTGGTGAGGAGATCATGGAACGCTTCAAGGAGGATGAGGGCTTCCCCAAGGAGGAGGTGCCTGCGCTGCCTGAGAACGAGATGCAGAGGAAGGTTTGGATGCTTTTTGAGCACCCAGAATCCTCCTCGGGCGCACGCATCATCGCCATCATCAGCGTCATGGTCATTGTGGTGTCCATCGCCATCTTCTGCTTGGAGACGCTGCCTGACTTCAGGAACGAGAAGGAGCTCCGAGAG aAATTCACCTACCAGCCCCATCCTACCCTCCCCAACATCACCATCCTGGTCCCTCCCACTGGCAGTGCTTTCCATGACCCCTTCTTCCAGGTGGAGACCATATGTATCTTCTGGTTCTCCTTTGAGCTCATTATGCGCTTAGCCAGCTCCCCCAGTAAGCTCCACTTCTTCAAGGACGTGATGAACACTATCGACTTCCTTGCCATCATTCCCTTCTTCGTCACTCTGGGCACAGAGCTGGCCAGGGACAAAACCTCCAACAAGGACCCGGGCATGTCTTTGGCCATCATCAGGGTCATTAGGCTGGTCAGGGTGTTCAGGATATTCAAGCTGTCGCGTCACTCCAAGGGCCTGCAGATCCTGGGCCAGACTCTCAAGGCCAGCCTGAGAGAGCTGGCCCTGCTCATCTTCTTCCTCTTCATCGGAGTCATCCTCTTCTCCAGCGCTGTCTACTTCGCCGAGGCGGACAGCCCCGACACGGTGTTCACCAGCATCCCCGAGGCCTTCTGGTGGGCCGTGGTCTCCATGACGACAGTGGGCTACGGGGACATGTACCCTACGACTCTGGGGGGCAAGCTGGTGGGCTCCATGTGTGCCATCGCTGGTGTGCTCACCATCTCCCTGCCAGTCCCAGTCATTGTGTCCAACTTCAGCTACTTCTATCACCGAGAAACGGAGTGTCTCGAGAAAATCAGTGAGTACACCCACATCAGCACCTCTCTCTGGGAGGGTGAGGATGAGGATGGAGACAAGGGGGAGGGAGATTACACTCCCCTGTATGTGGGCGACTGCAAGGGAATCTGTAACCCCCTCAATGGGACACTGCTGTCAGGACTGTGTGCGGGGCAGGACGGGTGGGAGAACAAAGGCAACGTGTACCTCAGGGAACCCCTGGTCACTCAGGTGTGA